One window of Botrimarina mediterranea genomic DNA carries:
- a CDS encoding YkgJ family cysteine cluster protein has translation MAKPDPQKSLPWYHAGLQFTCTACGDCCSGESGYIWVNKAEIEAMAEQCGLSVEEFESKYIETVGVRKTLTERPGGDCVMLDAQTRKCSVYEARPRQCRTWPFWDSTVRSQKAWAETCAVCPGSGKGKLHSLEEIEERRKVIRI, from the coding sequence ATGGCGAAGCCCGACCCTCAAAAATCGCTCCCTTGGTACCACGCCGGCTTGCAGTTCACCTGCACCGCTTGCGGCGACTGCTGTTCGGGCGAGTCGGGCTACATCTGGGTCAACAAGGCCGAAATCGAGGCGATGGCCGAGCAATGCGGGCTATCGGTCGAGGAGTTCGAGAGCAAGTACATCGAGACCGTGGGCGTCCGCAAGACGCTCACCGAGCGGCCTGGCGGCGACTGCGTGATGCTCGACGCCCAGACCCGTAAGTGCAGCGTCTACGAGGCCCGCCCCCGCCAGTGCCGCACGTGGCCCTTCTGGGACTCGACCGTGCGGAGCCAGAAGGCGTGGGCCGAGACCTGCGCGGTCTGCCCCGGGAGCGGCAAGGGGAAACTGCACTCGCTGGAGGAGATCGAGGAGCGGCGGAAGGTGATCCGGATTTGA
- a CDS encoding HU family DNA-binding protein, translated as MGPRSTGDAFPAGESVVTKKEIVRTIADEIGLTQLKTKEIVQKTFDAIVETLVEDRRIELRNFGVFEVKQRAARKARNPRTGEKVSVPEKFVVTFKPGKEMEERVRELERRAAEEFAERERLAALEEAAAQRNAGEGPGYGQPPSANGGHSSSDHSSSSPSSSGQASPPTSYAGYDRPSHDSPGT; from the coding sequence ATGGGACCTCGATCGACGGGCGACGCCTTTCCAGCCGGGGAGTCGGTCGTGACCAAGAAAGAGATCGTCAGGACGATCGCCGATGAGATCGGCCTGACCCAACTCAAGACGAAAGAGATCGTCCAAAAGACGTTCGACGCCATCGTCGAGACGCTGGTCGAGGACCGTCGCATCGAGCTGCGGAACTTCGGCGTCTTCGAGGTCAAGCAACGGGCCGCCCGCAAGGCGCGGAACCCGCGGACCGGCGAGAAGGTCTCGGTTCCCGAGAAGTTCGTCGTCACGTTCAAGCCCGGCAAAGAGATGGAGGAGCGGGTCCGCGAGCTGGAACGCCGCGCCGCCGAGGAGTTCGCCGAGCGCGAGCGGCTTGCCGCCCTTGAAGAGGCTGCCGCCCAGCGCAACGCAGGCGAAGGCCCCGGCTACGGCCAGCCGCCGTCCGCCAACGGCGGCCATTCATCCAGCGACCACTCATCCAGCAGCCCGTCGTCCAGCGGCCAGGCATCGCCGCCGACAAGCTACGCCGGCTACGACCGCCCGTCCCACGATTCGCCGGGCACTTGA
- a CDS encoding aminotransferase class V-fold PLP-dependent enzyme has product MPRIYLDNAATSWPKPETVYEAVDDWQRRVGASYARGTSSAADETRAVVDRARRGVAKLLGESDPRRVVLTSGGTDSLNVAIFGLVRPGDHVVATVCEHNAVLRPLQQLGESHGVETTWVGCEARGIVDADEVIAAIRPETRLVAMIQASNVTGAIQPVEPVAAATKAHGARLLVDAAQSMGRIPIDVKQFGADLVAAPGHKGLLGPLGTGVLWLAPGVEQDLRPLHYGGAASGGDRLEMPDTVPDHYEAGSVNMPGIAGLAAGVEHVLTTGVDAIRQQIAASRQRLADGLAAIEGATVYGPSDPTLQAGVVSFAVEGYDPHELASLLASVAGVECRAGLHCAPRLHRALGTDARGGLVRFSPGMTTSDSDLDAAIEAVRQFVQSPLT; this is encoded by the coding sequence ATGCCACGCATCTACCTCGACAACGCCGCAACAAGTTGGCCTAAACCGGAAACGGTTTACGAAGCCGTCGATGATTGGCAGCGCCGTGTTGGGGCTTCGTACGCGCGCGGGACTTCTTCGGCAGCCGATGAGACGCGGGCGGTGGTCGATCGCGCGCGGCGTGGCGTGGCGAAGCTTCTCGGCGAGAGTGATCCGCGGCGTGTGGTCTTAACTTCAGGCGGCACCGACTCATTGAACGTCGCGATCTTCGGGCTCGTGCGGCCCGGCGATCACGTGGTTGCGACGGTTTGTGAGCACAACGCCGTGCTGCGACCATTGCAGCAGTTGGGCGAGTCGCACGGCGTGGAGACGACGTGGGTCGGTTGCGAGGCACGAGGCATCGTTGACGCCGACGAGGTCATCGCCGCAATCCGTCCCGAGACGCGGCTGGTCGCGATGATCCAGGCGTCGAACGTCACCGGCGCAATTCAACCCGTCGAACCAGTCGCGGCGGCGACCAAGGCGCACGGCGCGCGGCTACTGGTTGACGCCGCGCAGTCGATGGGTCGCATTCCAATCGATGTAAAGCAGTTCGGCGCTGATCTCGTCGCCGCGCCGGGGCATAAGGGGCTGCTGGGGCCGCTGGGGACGGGTGTGCTATGGCTCGCTCCCGGCGTTGAACAGGACCTTCGCCCCTTGCATTACGGCGGCGCGGCTAGTGGCGGTGATCGGCTCGAGATGCCCGACACCGTGCCCGATCATTACGAAGCGGGGAGCGTCAACATGCCGGGCATCGCCGGGCTCGCGGCGGGGGTTGAGCACGTGCTCACTACGGGCGTCGATGCGATCCGCCAGCAGATCGCCGCATCGCGGCAGCGGCTCGCAGACGGGCTGGCGGCGATTGAGGGTGCAACGGTTTACGGGCCGAGCGACCCCACCTTACAGGCGGGCGTTGTGAGCTTTGCGGTCGAGGGCTACGATCCCCACGAGCTAGCGTCGTTGCTCGCCAGCGTCGCCGGCGTCGAGTGCCGGGCCGGCCTACACTGCGCGCCGCGGTTGCACCGGGCGCTCGGCACCGACGCACGAGGCGGGCTTGTGCGGTTCAGCCCCGGCATGACGACATCGGACAGCGACCTCGACGCCGCTATTGAAGCCGTCCGGCAGTTCGTCCAATCTCCCCTCACCTAG
- a CDS encoding response regulator transcription factor, translating to MPVAKKATTAKRVLLVDDDAEIIESLRLALEANGYEVLVARDGNQGLALTERENPDLVILDMMMPKRSGFLVLERLRRTQEDSPPVIMITANEGNRHKAYAEMLGVDEYLRKPFPMDKLLESVKRLVGG from the coding sequence ATGCCAGTCGCTAAGAAAGCCACGACCGCCAAACGCGTTCTCCTCGTGGACGACGACGCCGAGATCATCGAGTCGCTCCGCCTCGCGCTCGAAGCCAACGGTTACGAGGTCCTCGTGGCCCGCGACGGCAACCAGGGCCTGGCGCTGACCGAGCGCGAGAACCCCGACCTGGTGATCCTCGACATGATGATGCCCAAGCGGTCGGGCTTCTTGGTGCTCGAGCGCCTGCGCCGCACGCAGGAAGATTCGCCGCCGGTGATCATGATCACGGCCAACGAGGGGAACCGCCACAAGGCCTACGCCGAGATGCTCGGCGTGGACGAGTACCTGCGGAAGCCGTTCCCGATGGACAAGCTGCTCGAGAGCGTGAAGCGGCTGGTGGGCGGTTGA
- a CDS encoding LON peptidase substrate-binding domain-containing protein has protein sequence MTSPLDLEFDPQRFDGVARLFPLPAPSLYPRVIQPLHVFEERYLELMRDALDSDGLIAMAVLKPGWEIDYASRPPVEPVACLGKIVTHHRLDDGRYNVLLAGVSRIRVYDELEPPLAFRRARAELVEETEPAAGHPVGVDLHKRLVEAFRAALPHGVPPEPLQRVFEEDTPLSLLADLAAYTLPLPRDVKQAALAEFDAAKRAALVIGAIDAGAVGRRPSGNGSDGDAAGFPPPFSEN, from the coding sequence ATGACGTCGCCCCTGGACCTCGAGTTCGACCCCCAACGCTTCGACGGCGTCGCACGGCTGTTCCCGCTCCCGGCCCCCTCGCTCTACCCGCGCGTCATCCAGCCGCTGCATGTGTTCGAAGAGCGCTACCTCGAGCTGATGCGGGACGCCCTCGACAGCGACGGCCTGATCGCGATGGCGGTGCTCAAGCCGGGCTGGGAGATCGACTACGCCAGCCGCCCGCCGGTCGAGCCCGTCGCCTGCCTCGGCAAGATCGTCACGCACCACCGCCTCGACGACGGCCGTTACAACGTGCTGCTCGCCGGCGTGTCACGTATCCGTGTCTACGACGAACTCGAGCCGCCGCTGGCGTTCCGCCGGGCGCGGGCCGAGCTGGTGGAAGAGACTGAACCCGCCGCGGGCCATCCGGTGGGAGTGGACCTCCACAAACGGCTCGTCGAGGCCTTCCGAGCCGCGCTGCCGCACGGCGTGCCGCCCGAGCCCCTGCAACGCGTCTTCGAAGAGGACACGCCCCTGAGCCTCCTAGCGGACTTGGCGGCCTACACGCTGCCGCTGCCGCGCGACGTCAAGCAAGCCGCCCTGGCGGAGTTTGACGCGGCAAAGCGGGCGGCCCTGGTGATCGGCGCGATCGACGCGGGCGCCGTTGGTAGGCGACCCTCCGGCAACGGCAGCGACGGCGACGCGGCGGGGTTTCCGCCGCCGTTTAGTGAGAATTGA
- a CDS encoding HNH endonuclease yields the protein MSKIKGLFQKAWAAVANPGQDERVAVLVSAIGHAFTTQRRAFDLDKVLEPIDCTVTDVRVASKKYYEGLLQRFWIEGVPDTGKQKTLAFVEERLRLDAREVRQLREDVAVSAFGSKIGEYLADGSLSSVELQSLSEISSFLHLSVPQFVQQYLLSEGLGLLRGLFAEAVATGHLKEQTWNNLRISARSLGIQEEQLKSASRSISKSFAEHVLADTKADGVLTPQEETYLSWLVSTFEFDTQFTIYLRKEIQLLKDRASLESGHIDTIPVPVGINLKAGELLYVSEPCLLQITKSMKNGDRIDEHEGRIMLTDSRLLFESVSKTIPIAYPKIVSWRTSGEAILISAANKPELRFYFAQNPYSLLPEKFSTILRLHSQQLTRKVEGVVNRHIPRDVRQRVWQTYGGMCVECSATDYLEFDHIVPVARGGSNSEQNVQLLCRKCNLTKSDKI from the coding sequence ATGTCCAAAATCAAAGGCCTCTTCCAGAAGGCATGGGCCGCTGTAGCCAACCCAGGACAAGACGAACGGGTCGCAGTCCTCGTTTCGGCTATCGGACATGCCTTCACTACTCAACGAAGAGCGTTTGATCTCGACAAGGTGCTTGAGCCGATCGACTGCACCGTAACGGATGTCCGGGTCGCCTCGAAGAAGTACTACGAAGGGCTCTTGCAACGATTTTGGATTGAGGGTGTCCCAGACACAGGTAAGCAAAAGACGCTCGCGTTTGTCGAAGAGCGACTGCGACTCGATGCTCGCGAAGTTAGGCAGTTGCGCGAAGATGTTGCGGTCTCCGCCTTCGGATCAAAAATCGGTGAGTACTTGGCGGACGGATCACTTTCTTCGGTCGAGCTTCAATCCCTCTCAGAGATATCATCCTTTCTTCACCTATCGGTGCCGCAGTTCGTACAGCAGTACCTATTGAGCGAAGGACTAGGATTGCTTCGCGGGCTGTTTGCCGAAGCAGTCGCGACCGGACATCTGAAGGAGCAGACCTGGAACAACCTACGGATTTCTGCTCGTAGTCTTGGCATTCAGGAAGAGCAGCTGAAGTCTGCTTCTCGTTCGATAAGCAAGTCATTTGCAGAGCACGTGCTTGCGGACACCAAAGCCGACGGTGTACTAACACCTCAAGAGGAGACGTATTTGTCATGGCTCGTATCGACCTTCGAGTTCGATACGCAGTTCACTATTTACCTGCGAAAAGAAATCCAACTTCTGAAAGATCGAGCAAGCCTAGAAAGCGGACATATCGACACCATTCCAGTCCCCGTGGGCATCAATCTGAAAGCAGGTGAGCTTCTCTACGTTTCCGAACCTTGCTTACTACAAATCACCAAGAGCATGAAGAATGGTGATCGGATCGACGAGCACGAAGGGCGGATTATGCTTACGGATAGCCGATTGCTCTTTGAATCCGTGAGCAAAACGATCCCGATCGCCTACCCGAAGATCGTTTCGTGGCGAACTTCAGGCGAGGCAATCCTGATATCCGCTGCGAATAAGCCTGAGCTTCGGTTTTACTTCGCGCAGAATCCTTACTCTCTACTCCCAGAGAAGTTCTCAACCATACTCCGACTACACAGCCAACAGCTCACTCGTAAAGTCGAAGGGGTCGTAAACCGACACATCCCAAGAGATGTTCGCCAAAGAGTCTGGCAAACCTACGGCGGCATGTGCGTTGAGTGCAGCGCCACTGACTATCTGGAGTTCGATCACATCGTCCCGGTCGCGCGAGGTGGTAGCAACTCGGAGCAGAACGTCCAACTCCTATGCCGAAAGTGCAACCTCACCAAATCAGACAAGATTTGA
- a CDS encoding FAD-binding and (Fe-S)-binding domain-containing protein, producing MALPSDRIAEDLRGQVSGDVLHDDVTRWLYATDGSLYEITPAVVVRPRMSADVEATVRYAAENAIPVHARGAGSGLAGGCLGPGIVVDFSRYMRRLLSDDGDTVRVQPGIVHAELNRRLAASGRVFGPDPAMTEVTTLGGVAAVDSSGSRRLVYGSARKQIVGMNVVLSDGRTLRTDASGGEDRTASEMAGRLFGLLDGSRDLIREHIPRGCVNTSGYALDNSLTHDWVDLTQLIVGSEGTLGIVTELTLSTSPLPQRVGSALLTFPSLELAAEAVQVLLPIGLAACDLIDRRRLSLARQVDPRFEMLLSGAAEAILYVEVFADDDAALMERMDRIVEAMRGEESFAAEVIVAETAEDRQLFAEASKQLVSALHGLKGVRRAVPGVEDIALPPAALPQFFLRLQETLKLREVTASVYGHAGHGQLHLRPLLDMTSRADVRRLETLASDLYDTVWLLGGTISGEHGDGLSRTPFTSRQHGPLVNVFRSVKNVLDPAGVLNPGKIVPAPGARMTHALRTTGRERFLAPKPTTPQAKPPETVELQLEWSPLEAADAARACNGCGACRSVGSEVRMCPIFKYTPREEASPRAKANLMRGVLSGELSATELLLDDAKKVADLCVNCHQCRLECPAEVDIPKLMLEAKAAYVATNGLQRDAWWSARIDTLAKYASRWPRLANLVMHNGAARWALEQTIGLAAGRKLPDFAARTYLHDAATRKLHKPPLEDEKIYYFIDTYANSFDTQLAMAFERVVRRHKVGFYAPGDQLPSGMAMISQGALELARRTAARNVAKLAEAVRDGYAIVSTEPTAVLALTHEYLNILPDDEDAQLVAANTFEACHYLWRRHVEARLQLDLAPLPYQVAHHTPCHTKALDIGSPAENLLRLIPELKLTRLEKGCSGMAGTYGLARKNYRSSLRAGLPLLTELRSGRHQLGSTECGACRTQMEQTAAIPTIHPIKLLAASYGLMPEVKSQLAALPAAVG from the coding sequence ATGGCTCTCCCCTCCGACCGCATCGCTGAAGACCTCCGCGGTCAGGTGTCGGGGGACGTGCTGCACGACGATGTCACGCGGTGGCTCTACGCCACCGACGGCAGCCTCTACGAGATCACGCCCGCGGTCGTGGTCCGTCCGCGGATGTCGGCCGACGTGGAAGCGACCGTTCGCTACGCCGCCGAGAACGCCATCCCCGTCCACGCCCGCGGCGCCGGCAGCGGTCTGGCGGGGGGCTGCTTGGGCCCGGGCATCGTCGTGGACTTCTCACGCTACATGCGCCGGCTGCTGTCGGACGACGGCGACACCGTGCGAGTGCAGCCGGGCATCGTTCACGCCGAGCTGAACCGCCGGCTAGCCGCATCGGGGCGCGTCTTCGGTCCCGATCCGGCGATGACCGAGGTGACGACGCTCGGCGGCGTTGCTGCCGTCGATTCGAGCGGCAGCCGGCGATTGGTCTACGGCTCGGCGCGGAAGCAGATCGTTGGCATGAACGTCGTCCTCAGCGACGGGCGGACGCTGCGCACCGATGCGTCGGGGGGCGAGGACCGTACGGCGTCGGAAATGGCGGGCCGGCTGTTTGGGCTGCTCGATGGCTCGCGCGACTTGATCCGCGAGCACATCCCGCGCGGCTGCGTGAACACGAGCGGCTACGCGCTCGACAATTCGCTGACGCATGACTGGGTCGATCTCACGCAACTCATCGTCGGTTCGGAAGGAACCCTCGGAATCGTCACCGAACTGACGCTCAGCACATCGCCGCTGCCCCAGCGGGTCGGCTCGGCGCTGCTGACGTTTCCGAGCCTCGAGCTCGCCGCCGAAGCGGTGCAAGTCCTGTTGCCGATCGGCCTGGCGGCGTGCGACCTCATCGACCGCCGGCGGTTGAGCCTCGCGCGGCAGGTCGATCCGCGTTTCGAGATGCTGCTGTCGGGCGCGGCCGAGGCGATTTTGTATGTGGAAGTCTTCGCCGACGACGACGCTGCGCTCATGGAGCGGATGGATCGGATCGTTGAAGCGATGCGTGGCGAGGAATCGTTCGCGGCCGAGGTGATCGTCGCCGAGACCGCCGAGGACCGGCAGCTCTTCGCCGAGGCGTCAAAGCAACTCGTGTCGGCGCTGCACGGCCTCAAGGGCGTGCGGCGCGCGGTGCCCGGCGTCGAAGACATCGCCTTACCGCCGGCGGCGCTGCCGCAGTTCTTCTTGCGGTTGCAAGAGACCCTCAAGCTGCGCGAGGTGACGGCATCGGTTTACGGGCATGCCGGACACGGGCAGTTGCACCTGCGGCCCCTCCTCGACATGACGTCGCGCGCCGACGTGCGGCGACTGGAAACGCTCGCCAGCGATCTCTACGACACGGTCTGGCTGCTCGGCGGCACCATCAGCGGCGAGCACGGCGACGGCTTGAGTCGTACGCCGTTCACGTCGCGTCAGCATGGGCCGCTGGTCAATGTCTTCCGCAGCGTCAAGAACGTGCTCGACCCGGCGGGCGTTCTCAACCCGGGCAAGATCGTCCCCGCTCCCGGCGCACGGATGACGCACGCGCTGCGGACGACCGGGCGCGAGCGCTTCCTCGCGCCGAAGCCAACAACGCCACAAGCAAAGCCGCCTGAGACGGTCGAGCTGCAACTCGAGTGGTCTCCGCTCGAGGCAGCCGACGCGGCGCGGGCGTGCAACGGTTGCGGCGCTTGCCGCTCCGTTGGGTCCGAAGTCCGGATGTGCCCGATCTTCAAGTACACGCCGCGCGAAGAGGCGTCGCCGCGGGCGAAGGCGAACCTGATGCGGGGGGTGTTGTCGGGCGAGTTGTCGGCCACGGAGCTGCTGCTCGACGACGCGAAGAAGGTCGCCGACCTCTGCGTCAACTGCCACCAGTGCCGCCTCGAGTGCCCCGCCGAGGTCGATATCCCCAAGCTGATGCTCGAAGCCAAAGCCGCTTACGTCGCGACCAACGGCTTGCAACGCGACGCTTGGTGGTCGGCCCGCATCGACACGCTGGCAAAATACGCCTCACGCTGGCCGAGGCTGGCGAACCTCGTGATGCACAACGGCGCTGCGAGGTGGGCGCTAGAGCAGACGATTGGGTTGGCCGCGGGTCGCAAGCTGCCCGACTTTGCGGCACGCACCTACCTGCACGACGCCGCGACGCGCAAGCTACACAAGCCGCCGCTAGAAGACGAAAAGATCTACTACTTCATCGACACCTACGCCAACTCGTTCGACACGCAGCTGGCGATGGCCTTCGAGCGCGTGGTGCGGCGCCACAAGGTCGGCTTCTACGCGCCCGGTGATCAGCTCCCCAGCGGCATGGCGATGATCAGCCAAGGGGCGCTCGAACTCGCGCGGCGCACCGCGGCGCGGAACGTCGCTAAGCTCGCCGAAGCGGTGCGCGATGGGTACGCGATCGTCTCGACCGAGCCGACGGCGGTGCTCGCGCTGACACACGAGTACTTGAATATCCTCCCGGACGACGAAGACGCACAGCTCGTCGCGGCAAACACCTTTGAGGCTTGCCACTACCTGTGGCGCAGGCACGTCGAGGCGCGGCTACAACTCGACCTCGCGCCGCTCCCGTACCAAGTCGCCCACCACACGCCCTGCCACACCAAGGCGCTCGACATCGGTTCGCCCGCCGAGAATCTGTTGCGGCTGATCCCCGAACTGAAGCTAACTCGGCTCGAAAAGGGGTGCAGCGGCATGGCGGGCACCTACGGCCTCGCCCGTAAAAACTATCGCAGCAGCCTGCGGGCCGGGCTGCCGCTGCTGACCGAGCTTCGCAGCGGGAGGCACCAACTCGGTTCCACCGAGTGCGGCGCCTGCCGAACGCAGATGGAGCAGACCGCGGCGATCCCAACGATCCACCCCATCAAGCTGCTGGCGGCGAGTTACGGATTGATGCCGGAAGTGAAATCGCAGCTCGCGGCGCTGCCGGCGGCGGTAGGATGA
- a CDS encoding ImmA/IrrE family metallo-endopeptidase: protein MLTEIPTEELHATLDRCALDLLWEASVDRPPVDAFVIAENLGLVVAQDQGLVGRGRFARLAGGRPLEAILIAGEDRSERRHFVVAHEIGESQAHRVFEALGVDPREAAPSMRESIANTLAGRLLAPRRWLVNLWRDLDGDLLEIKHVLATASHELIARRLLECVRAPLVVTVTDHGRVTWRRWNFSGSPPPRLRLEVDCQQYAHETGQPAWGDGSDEPHSAGGAPIERVRCWPIHESDWRREITFTELVDADAEWV, encoded by the coding sequence ATGCTCACCGAAATCCCGACCGAGGAGCTCCACGCCACCCTTGACCGCTGCGCCCTGGACCTGCTGTGGGAGGCGAGCGTCGATCGCCCGCCGGTGGACGCTTTTGTGATCGCGGAAAATCTGGGGCTGGTCGTCGCGCAGGACCAGGGGCTCGTGGGCCGGGGGCGCTTCGCGCGGCTGGCGGGCGGGCGGCCGCTGGAGGCGATCCTGATTGCCGGCGAAGACCGCAGCGAACGCCGACACTTCGTGGTCGCCCACGAGATCGGCGAGTCCCAGGCGCACCGCGTTTTTGAAGCCCTCGGCGTTGATCCGCGCGAGGCGGCGCCGTCGATGCGTGAGTCGATCGCCAACACTTTGGCGGGCCGGCTGCTCGCGCCGCGGCGGTGGCTGGTGAACCTGTGGCGCGACCTCGACGGCGATCTGCTTGAGATCAAGCACGTCCTGGCGACGGCGAGCCACGAGCTGATCGCCAGGCGGCTGCTGGAATGCGTCCGCGCCCCGCTGGTGGTGACGGTGACCGACCACGGCCGCGTCACGTGGCGGCGTTGGAACTTCTCGGGATCGCCGCCGCCAAGACTACGGCTCGAGGTCGATTGTCAGCAGTACGCCCACGAAACGGGCCAGCCAGCGTGGGGCGACGGCAGCGACGAACCCCACAGCGCGGGCGGCGCGCCGATCGAACGGGTCCGCTGCTGGCCGATCCACGAATCGGATTGGCGGCGCGAGATCACGTTCACGGAGCTGGTGGACGCGGATGCGGAGTGGGTGTGA
- a CDS encoding rhodanese-like domain-containing protein, with protein MIRLLLVLALCLPFAAAPLVEVQAAEAQPTEAQPTEAQPTEAQPTRARTRIRVEHTKDSLAKIHELVEEEKAVLVDVRTKEEWVKGRVAGAVHVPSDSLRKHSYDAEKIAKRLPKDKPLYLYCQIGMRSKQAAAILVREGYDARALKPGPEEIVESGAGFEMEAGEDAVAAE; from the coding sequence ATGATCCGCCTGCTGCTCGTTCTCGCCCTCTGCCTCCCGTTCGCGGCAGCTCCATTGGTGGAAGTCCAGGCCGCGGAGGCCCAACCCACCGAGGCCCAACCCACCGAGGCCCAACCCACCGAGGCTCAGCCCACCCGCGCGCGGACGCGCATCCGTGTCGAGCACACCAAGGACTCGCTCGCGAAGATCCACGAGCTGGTCGAGGAAGAGAAAGCGGTGCTGGTCGATGTCCGCACCAAGGAGGAGTGGGTGAAGGGCCGCGTCGCGGGCGCCGTGCATGTGCCTAGTGATTCCTTACGGAAGCACAGCTACGACGCGGAAAAGATCGCGAAGCGGTTGCCGAAGGACAAGCCGCTGTACCTCTACTGCCAGATCGGCATGCGTTCGAAGCAAGCCGCGGCGATCCTGGTGCGCGAGGGGTATGACGCCCGGGCGCTGAAGCCGGGGCCGGAAGAGATCGTGGAGAGCGGGGCGGGATTTGAAATGGAGGCGGGGGAGGACGCGGTGGCAGCGGAGTAG
- a CDS encoding UDP-N-acetylglucosamine--N-acetylmuramyl-(pentapeptide) pyrophosphoryl-undecaprenol N-acetylglucosamine transferase — MARAPHILIAGGGSLGSIYPGLSIARQFQERMPGARVTIAGDGRAIERHTVRGAGLRYSTVPSSRFPTCMLEAPRYVLRNAAGWCVAHWLLREQEIDLVISLGGHAAGPMVRAARASGVPYAIVEQDCLPYPATRDATRDASVVCLAQDETAARLPMGAPVRWTGPVGRPGFEDDFGHCPGGRLPMAGDDGRPRLVVLGGVAGATSLNESMPEAIKRLGAAAADWQVVHQTGDGWLTATESRYAAVGVNALVVTYIDELAHLARSSDLIVCRPSGSTLAEVSLAGLPAVFVPDSRRRDGLHEANAQFAALRTGCPTVNENDGDLAASLAGCLRPLLEDEARRDTIAERLRKMARPEASALVADAVCEALGVLAVAEPPRLRLAA, encoded by the coding sequence ATGGCTCGTGCTCCTCACATCCTGATTGCTGGCGGTGGGTCGCTGGGGAGTATTTACCCGGGGCTATCGATCGCTCGGCAGTTCCAGGAGCGGATGCCCGGGGCGCGGGTGACAATCGCGGGCGATGGCCGTGCGATTGAACGGCACACCGTGCGTGGGGCGGGGCTTCGATACTCGACGGTTCCTTCGAGCCGCTTTCCAACGTGCATGCTCGAGGCGCCGCGGTACGTGCTGCGCAATGCGGCGGGTTGGTGCGTCGCCCATTGGCTGTTGCGGGAGCAGGAGATCGATCTGGTGATCTCGCTCGGCGGGCATGCGGCGGGACCGATGGTTCGCGCGGCACGGGCGAGCGGCGTCCCCTACGCGATCGTTGAGCAAGACTGCCTCCCGTACCCGGCGACGCGCGACGCGACTCGCGACGCCAGCGTGGTGTGTCTTGCCCAAGACGAGACCGCCGCGCGGCTGCCGATGGGCGCGCCGGTGCGTTGGACCGGGCCGGTGGGTCGGCCTGGCTTTGAGGATGACTTCGGACATTGCCCTGGCGGACGCCTGCCGATGGCCGGCGACGACGGGCGGCCGCGGCTCGTGGTGCTCGGCGGTGTGGCGGGCGCGACGTCGCTCAATGAGTCGATGCCCGAAGCGATCAAGCGTCTCGGCGCCGCGGCCGCCGATTGGCAAGTCGTTCATCAGACCGGCGACGGCTGGCTCACCGCGACCGAGTCCCGCTACGCGGCCGTCGGCGTCAACGCGCTCGTGGTGACCTACATCGACGAGCTTGCCCATCTCGCTCGGTCGTCGGACCTGATCGTCTGCCGCCCGAGCGGCTCGACGCTCGCCGAGGTGTCGCTCGCCGGATTGCCGGCGGTGTTCGTGCCCGACTCACGGCGTCGCGACGGGCTGCACGAGGCCAACGCCCAGTTTGCGGCGCTCCGCACGGGCTGCCCGACCGTTAACGAGAACGACGGCGACCTCGCCGCGTCACTCGCCGGCTGCTTGCGGCCGTTGCTCGAGGACGAGGCTCGTCGCGACACGATCGCCGAGCGGCTGCGAAAAATGGCCCGCCCCGAAGCGTCGGCCCTGGTCGCGGACGCCGTTTGCGAAGCCCTGGGCGTGCTGGCAGTCGCCGAGCCGCCGCGCCTACGCTTGGCGGCATAG